The following proteins are encoded in a genomic region of Trichocoleus sp.:
- a CDS encoding branched-chain amino acid ABC transporter permease, translating into MQGFIVSLIIFTAVFAVFSLGLNLQWGYTGLINFGHVAFMTIGAYATVLLAAQGVPLILATLIGAALAALLGLLIGFSTLRLRTDYLAIVTIGVSEMIRLGALNEEWLTRGSFGIQRFPLPLANFNPALPMRIVMIVIFTAVIALAYRQLWQWFRQEVKSVQRSALFNTSLAALGYLASLSLLLFGGGLLARQLKLTNALPAWVLGMGLLLEIVGIIWLYRWLARQLNNRFPAWSTGLMVVFTAILAILGIWISGYAIGALYDYGSNPSKNGLMFVSVLIVALIFWGLERLVRSPWGRILKAIREDEEVAKALGKNVFWYKLQSLMLGGAIAGISGAMYAWQLTTVYPDNFQPLVTFNAWTMVVLGGAGSNVGTILGAAIFWGYQTITRFILADIVPLDDARLGAFRIMVIGLLLIVMMMWRPQGILGKKEELTLGR; encoded by the coding sequence ATGCAAGGATTTATTGTCTCCCTCATTATTTTTACAGCCGTCTTTGCTGTCTTTTCCCTAGGGCTAAATTTGCAGTGGGGTTATACCGGACTCATTAACTTCGGCCATGTTGCCTTTATGACGATTGGCGCTTACGCTACCGTTCTCCTGGCAGCACAAGGTGTACCGCTTATCCTTGCAACCCTGATTGGGGCAGCGCTTGCTGCTTTGTTGGGCTTGCTCATTGGGTTTTCCACGCTGCGACTCCGAACTGATTATCTGGCGATCGTGACGATTGGTGTTTCTGAGATGATCCGACTAGGTGCCCTCAATGAAGAATGGCTAACGCGCGGCTCGTTTGGCATTCAGCGATTTCCCCTACCGCTGGCAAACTTTAACCCTGCCCTGCCTATGCGGATTGTCATGATCGTCATTTTTACCGCTGTGATTGCGCTGGCATATCGGCAACTCTGGCAGTGGTTCCGGCAAGAAGTGAAATCTGTGCAGCGATCGGCTTTGTTCAATACTTCACTCGCGGCTTTAGGATACCTGGCTTCCTTGAGCTTGCTTTTGTTTGGTGGCGGTTTGCTTGCTCGGCAGCTTAAGCTTACAAATGCACTTCCTGCCTGGGTTCTGGGAATGGGTCTGCTCTTGGAAATTGTGGGGATCATCTGGCTCTACCGCTGGCTGGCGCGTCAATTAAACAATCGGTTCCCTGCCTGGTCAACGGGTTTGATGGTCGTCTTCACCGCAATTCTGGCAATTCTAGGCATCTGGATCTCCGGCTATGCGATCGGCGCACTGTATGACTATGGCAGCAACCCCTCTAAAAATGGGCTGATGTTTGTTTCGGTGCTGATTGTAGCGCTGATCTTTTGGGGACTGGAACGCCTGGTTCGATCGCCCTGGGGTCGGATTCTAAAAGCGATTCGAGAAGATGAAGAAGTGGCGAAAGCATTGGGCAAAAATGTTTTCTGGTATAAGCTGCAATCGCTCATGTTGGGTGGCGCAATTGCCGGGATCTCTGGGGCAATGTATGCCTGGCAGTTAACGACCGTCTATCCAGACAATTTCCAGCCTCTCGTCACATTTAATGCCTGGACAATGGTGGTGTTAGGGGGTGCAGGCAGTAACGTGGGGACAATTCTAGGTGCTGCGATTTTTTGGGGCTATCAGACTATAACGCGCTTTATTTTGGCTGATATTGTGCCATTAGATGATGCTCGTCTAGGCGCATTCCGTATTATGGTAATCGGGTTGTTGCTGATTGTGATGATGATGTGGCGACCCCAAGGCATTCTCGGTAAGAAGGAGGAACTCACTCTTGGTCGATGA
- a CDS encoding ABC transporter ATP-binding protein, whose product MVDEASLDGHQSSPQNLTQPIDSSLSQSPLLAANGLCKSFGGIRAVDQATIEVAPGSITGLIGPNGAGKTTLFNLLSNFIHPDQGRVIFDGAPIEHLLPHQIAQQGLVRTFQVARVLSRLSVMENMLLAAQQQTGENFWNVWFRPGQAAREERQQRERASELLESVGLSHMAQSYAGSLSGGQRKLLEMARALMVRPKLILLDEPAAGVNPTLINQICDHITRWNREGMTFLIIEHNMDVIMSLCDRVWVLAEGRNLASGTPTEVQRDAKVLEAYLGQ is encoded by the coding sequence TTGGTCGATGAGGCATCCCTGGATGGGCATCAGTCTTCCCCGCAAAACCTGACCCAGCCGATCGATAGTTCTCTGTCACAATCTCCACTGTTGGCAGCAAACGGGCTTTGCAAGAGTTTTGGCGGCATTCGTGCGGTGGATCAAGCAACGATCGAGGTTGCTCCAGGCAGTATTACGGGTCTAATTGGTCCCAATGGCGCAGGCAAAACGACGCTATTTAATCTGCTGTCAAATTTCATTCATCCTGATCAAGGACGAGTCATTTTTGATGGAGCGCCGATCGAGCATCTCCTACCCCACCAGATTGCTCAACAGGGGCTAGTCCGTACTTTCCAGGTCGCGCGCGTTTTATCGCGTCTGTCTGTGATGGAAAATATGCTGTTAGCGGCACAACAGCAAACGGGCGAAAACTTCTGGAACGTCTGGTTTCGTCCAGGACAAGCCGCAAGAGAAGAGCGACAGCAGCGAGAACGAGCCAGTGAACTGTTGGAATCAGTCGGTCTGTCTCACATGGCACAGTCCTATGCAGGATCACTATCAGGTGGACAGCGCAAACTACTTGAAATGGCAAGAGCCTTAATGGTACGCCCCAAACTGATCTTGCTAGATGAGCCTGCTGCTGGAGTCAACCCCACTTTAATTAACCAAATTTGCGACCACATTACTCGTTGGAATCGTGAAGGCATGACCTTCCTGATCATCGAACATAACATGGACGTGATTATGTCTTTGTGCGATCGAGTCTGGGTGCTGGCGGAAGGACGCAATCTTGCTTCTGGAACCCCCACCGAAGTCCAACGGGATGCAAAAGTGCTGGAAGCCTATTTAGGACAATAG
- a CDS encoding thioredoxin family protein, whose translation MAKTASTMLALGTPAPEFYLPDVVSGQTISLDTFTGNSALLVMFICRHCPFVKHIQTELAQLGQDYGTRNLGIVAISANDAENYPEDAPDRLKAMAQELSFSFPLCYDETQAVAKAYTAACTPDFFLFDADRKLAYRGQLDGSRPGNGLPVTGEDLRQAIEALLGQGTIDPDQKPSIGCNIKWKPGNAPDYYG comes from the coding sequence ATGGCGAAAACAGCTTCAACCATGCTGGCACTTGGCACACCTGCACCAGAGTTTTATTTGCCAGATGTGGTTTCAGGGCAGACAATCTCCCTCGATACCTTCACGGGGAACTCTGCTTTGCTGGTGATGTTTATCTGTCGGCATTGCCCTTTTGTGAAGCATATTCAAACCGAACTGGCTCAATTAGGGCAGGACTACGGGACAAGAAACCTGGGGATCGTTGCCATTAGCGCCAATGATGCGGAAAACTATCCCGAAGATGCGCCCGATCGCCTCAAAGCAATGGCGCAAGAACTCAGTTTTTCCTTTCCGCTCTGCTATGACGAGACTCAAGCCGTTGCCAAAGCTTATACTGCCGCCTGTACCCCCGACTTTTTCCTGTTTGATGCCGATCGCAAGTTGGCTTATCGGGGTCAGTTAGATGGGAGCCGTCCCGGAAATGGGCTACCTGTCACAGGTGAGGATTTGCGCCAGGCGATCGAGGCGTTGTTGGGGCAGGGGACGATCGATCCAGATCAGAAACCGAGTATTGGCTGCAATATTAAATGGAAGCCAGGGAACGCACCTGATTATTATGGGTGA